In Ciona intestinalis unplaced genomic scaffold, KH HT000134.2, whole genome shotgun sequence, the DNA window NNNNNNNNNNNNNNNNNNNNNNNNNNNNNNNNNNNNNNNNNNNNNNNNNNNNNNNNNNNNNNNNNNNNNNNNNNNNNNNNNNNNNNNNNNNNNNNNNNNNNNNNNNNNNNNNNNNNNNNNNNNNNNNNNNNNNNNNNNNNNNNNNNNNNNNNNNNNNNNNNNNNNNNNNNNNNNNNNNNNNNNNNNNNNNNNNNNNNNNNNNNNNNNNNNNNNNNNNNNNNNNNNNNNNNNNNNNNNNNNNNNNNNNNNNNNNNNNNNNNNNNNNNNNNNNNNNNNNNNNNNNNNNNNNNNNNNNNNNNNNNNNNNNNNNNNNNNNNNNNNNNNNNNNNNNNNNNNNNNNNNNNNNNNNNNNNNNNNNNNNNNNNNNNNNNNNNNNNNNNNNNNNNNNNNNNNNNNNNNNNNNNNNNNNNNNNNNNNNNNNNNNNNNNNNNNNNNNNNNNNNNNNNNNNNNNNNNNNNNNNNNNNNNNNNNNNNNNNNNNNNNNNNNNNNNNNNNNNNNNNNNNNNNNNNNNNNNNNNNNNNNNNNNNNNNNNNNNNNNNNNNNNNNNNNNNNNNNNNNNNNNNNNNNNNNNNNNNNNNNNNNNNNNNNNNNNNNNNNNNNNNNNNNNNNNNNNNNNNNNNNNNNNNNNNNNNNNNNNNNNNNNNNNNNNNNNNNNNNNNNNNNNNNNNNNNNNNNNNNNNNNNNNNNNNNNNNNNNNNNNNNNNNNNNNNNNNNNNNNNNNNNNNNNNNNNNNNNNNNNNNNNNNNNNNNNNNNNNNNNNNNNNNNNNNNNNNNNNNNNNNNNNNNNNNNNNNNNNNNNNNNNNNNNNNNNNNNNNNNNNNNNNNNNNNNNNNNNNNNNNNNNNNNNNNNNNNNNNNNNNNNNNNNNNNNNNNNNNNNNNNNNNNNNNNNNNNNNNNNNNNNNNNNNNNNNNNNNNNNNNNNNNNNNNNNNNNNNNNNNNNNNNNNNNNNNNNNNNNNNNNNNNNNNNNNNNNNNNNNNNNNNNNNNNNNNNNNNNNNNNNNNNNNNNNNNNNNNNNNNNNNNNNNNNNNNNNNNNNNNNNNNNNNNNNNNNNNNNNNNNNNNNNNNNNNNNNNNNNNNNNNNNNNNNNNNNNNNNNNNNNNNNNNNNNNNNNNNNNNNNNNNNNNNNNNNNNNNNNNNNNNNNNNNNNNNNNNNNNNNNNNNNNNNNNNNNNNNNNNNNNNNNNNNNNNNNNNNNNNNNNNNNNNNNNNNNNNNNNNNNNNNNNNNNNNNNNNTTCATCGTCCCCactataatagggtggggagagatgggataccttttcattttattttctcgtcccattttgtagtaaacaaagaacattcaaagaattataaaaccggatCCTCAGGACTCCgatattacgtgttaaaggtgcctcatcttcctccaccctactataatttcTAAATCATGCATTTAacaaagtcgtgagaatacggttatacaattatgcgaatgttctttgtttactaccatgtGGGAAGGTACAAGagaaaacatgtcctatcttgCCCCGACTTATGCATCTTACTGCTTTGTATACACCATAGAGAAGGTGCCAGGGTCGGATGTATACCATTTGAggtttaacaaataacacGAACACGTATGCGCGGCTTGTAACTTTATATGCTGAAGTAACCATTTAAAAGTCACGAGTGAATAAGCAAATATTCATACGCGAGCGTGGCCGGGTAATGTCTCTCGCATGCAATAACTAGAAGTTTCATCTcctatgttttgttttgtggaTCATTTTGTAAACGAAGCTATTGCGTGACACTCTTCACCATGAATCACTCGAACTTAAATCCCGCTTTAAGAATTTCTTAATGTGGTTATAAATCGCGTCCATCGTAGCCAGACAACAGGTtcgaagctcgatgctgccaccgTGCCGGTCGTATATATTCTTAGGCAAGACGctaaacagcaattgcttcaacccagcggCGTACGAAGATAAATAGATTAAATCAAttaatttgcatttaaactGATTCAACGTGCGCTATATGATACCATAGCATCAAACTAttatcgactgtcgttttgttgctaattaaTTACCTTCTTTTCATTAATCTCCGTGaaagtatatatatgaatttataatatagtggggtggggaaagatggaacaccttttattccctttttctttacatttggtagtaaacaaaaaacattcaaaaaattataaatcctcacgactcccatagcccgttgttgattgtttaaaacacgatcagtatatttggatattatgtgctaaaggtgtcccaactttccccattctaccatatattaatattaagcGGTAATTCTTAATAAAACTCACCCCGGCGTTAATTCTCCAAGGACACCTACGCTTCGTGTATCAACTTATGAATTCCTTTCCATAATAAGAGCAACAAACCAATAGTTTCGATACTTTGTATCTTCATAGTATTAACTTCCTATTGAAATCAATCTTTTACTAGGAATATAATGCAACGTTACTCACATTTTGCTGTTTTAGAACCGCCGCGTTTTTAATCAGCTGGCAACGCATGTAAGCTTGCGGCAAAAGAGGTGACCGCTTCAACCTCGGCCGGGGATTCGCTTTTTAACTTCTGTCTTTTCAGGATCTTGTAAATCATGCTTACTTATAACTGTAGTGTCGGGTAGGTTTATGACTGTCTTGAATGATCAGAAACTTCTTGCATGGTTCTGCTCATCATACAATAGgtttgtcatattttaatacaatcaTTATTCTAATCggttatgtttaaataaaagtgcTTATTTAAACACCTGCAACAACCCGACCCAACTGATCTACACAACAACACGCTTCAGCAATACCACAAGACCAATGATAACGTATACGACCTACCACTACGCCTgctaaaatagaatgaacggTTTCGgcaattttggaaaaaaaatctgACGACACTATATCGCCAGCTACcggtaaataaaataagcgCTATTTCAACGTCAAAGATTTGAGAAGACATCACATACACGAGATACAGTAGTGATATAAATATTCCAGCTACATCTGGACACATTCTGCCACTGACTATCGATATCTGTCTTATATAGTTATTTCTTCTCTGCtcttattaaaataatacagcaCCATGACACAAAGCGCGCGTCTTTAAACAAgaggttataggttcaaggcttgtcactgctacAATTGTGTGCGAACctatctttgggcaagacacttaacggcaatactccaactcagtggtcactaatgggttgtccaaattgtgagccatacaaaaaatctTTCTTTGAGTCAATTAAGTACTAAATCAAAACAAGCGACACTTCTGATGTTTGTACCTCCCCTTGCATGAACACGACCACGTTTGGCAATATATTGTTGTTATGAGGACGGAAACTGCATTTCGCAACTTTTTGAAAGTGGCAAGAAAAAAATTTCAGGTTTTGGATTTCAGTTTAAGGAAATGTGATTAGTAGCGTATGTTAGGTTGTTATAATGGAGGAAGCTAAACCAGTAACTTTGAAAcgattaaaacaataaattcaaCCAAAACTTTTCTTTGAGGGGGTTAAATTTCAGAGGGGTTAAAAGcgataagaaaaaaaaaagttaaaagtgtGTAAAAACAAGCCCAATGCCAAATCCTGCTTTAAAAATGACATCATAGCTTTAAAAGTGATGTCATAGCTGtaatagtgatgtcatagcaTCAGGTGTGTCGTAGTAACAAGTAAGAATCgataaaaacaagtaaaagCCTAATGAACTCAATGCTTAGGCACAATGGTTAATACAAGGCATTAGAATATTCATATGAGGCGCGATTTTCTTAGAAATGAGATCAAGATTTTATAAACGAAGTTATATTGTGAGAATGTTTGCACCATATGTATGCGTTGGTGGCGGAGCAAGGATAACATGGATGTGATGTTAACGTCCTGTGGGGAAAGTTTCAATGGTAAATAggtgtattgtatattattctAGATGGGTATATAGCAGTGGTTCCCAACCTGGTGGTCAACTTTGTTGGAAGGCCTACTATACAAATACTAGCAATTCATGGGCATTGTGAATTTTACTGTTTAGAATAAATAGTTGGAAGGAAGAAGTTTGGGAACCGCTGGTATGCATAGTATGTTGAAACACTGATACGTAAATcaatgataaaaaagttaatttacgAAACAAGTGTAATTATGACTCGcagcaacagtatatacaAAGTTGTCTCATTGATAagttccattctatatgggtaaggtgcTTGCTAAGTGCAAGAGATTTATAGCCAGATATATCTTATACTgtgataaaacacaaaaaaacacagattgtctggtcagtttcaatataaatattacagcCAATATACAtgacaacaaaataaagacaatAATATCAAACATATGAActgtaatatttgtattgaatGTGACCAGAAAATTCTTGCTTTTGCaccttttataaataaaaatgatttacaTAATATgacaataaaaatttcaaactttatattaaaaagcattaaaacttataaaatgaCTTCATGAAAATGTAAAAGCATCAAATCAACATAAACGCACAAAAACTTTGCCCCACCTCATTATGCTCCAGACATTGTATCATGAGTTCAGCGAGTATCAGCACACCCGATCGACCCGACCCTGATGCGCATTGCACAACCACCGATGCTTCGTCCGCGTTTAATCGACGGATTGATTCTAACTCTTCCATGAAACCTGAAAGGGAGGGTTGGGGTTTCTTAATACTATAAAGTGAAACTATTCTACTGAATGAGTTCTACAGTGACGAACACACTATAGGATCATGGGTGTTATTAATATATGGAATTTAGGCCTGAGTTGGCCATAGCCCAACACCAAGGCTGAgacatgttgtgtttgtttagcACAACTTTCACTGTGTTTTTCAACCTTATGGaactctattctatatggaaacgcccacagtgaggcatgtcatgagACCTGAGATATATCAGATTTaatacgtttaaaatattgagtGTTTTTCACTGactttggtttatattttactgccCCCAACCAATCatttctaatataaacaaacaaacctaGAAATTCCTTTGTGTCCTTAGGCACCCCTGTCTCCGGCCACCCTAGGTATTGCAACAACCACACACTTCGCTTCTCCCCACGGTGTTCCACAACCAAACTACGAGTGACTCGCTTCCTTGAAACATCGGTGACATCATCGTTTGGTGATGTCACGAACCGACACGATATTTTGAAATCTCCGAACGTTTCATCTTGTTCAGTTGGCCAGTATCGCACACACCGACATTTGCCGTGTTCCTGTGGTGTAGCATGGTTTATTATGGTGTATGAATGTAAGTAATAACACAATACAATCTTTATCATTGGGTGGTAAAGTACAATCAACTTTGCACCCATGCTATGCTATGTATTTACATGATATATACCTATCATAATATTATGATGCAGTAATTGAAATAAACATAGTAGTAACTTAACACAACTCACAAAATCTTTAGCTACAATTAAATAATCCGGCATGTTAGTTAGACTAAGTATAATCTTGAATAGTAACTTAGGTTTTAGTATCAGTTATAAACCAATATACCCGCATGGCGTATACCCATATACACACAATGCGTGTGGCACATACACACGCATAAATACATATACACCTAACAACTCACAATTTCCTTAGCAATAAGCACAACAATAGAAACTCCTTCTTGCCAAACCATCTGCCAGAAGTCACTTTCATAATCATCGAGAGGCGTTTGACATGCAATGTATTTGTGTATTGTGCCGGCTACTTCAACCTGGGGGATattaagttattaatattgttaTCAGCATGTTGGCAATGGTTGGGATTGTGTTGCAGTGTTCGGGGTGAAATGTCATCCTATCTTTTGAAACAGGAGTGACAtctaatgtttaaacaagGGGACAACATACCcggaaattaaataataaacactaatatattttctttttattttacaattgttccaacccattagtaaccactgggactgggttgaagcaataacAGTTAGGTCTTGCCGGAGGATACATGCGGCTatcagtatcgagcattgaacccggtatccctTGGTTACAATGTAAGCacctaaccactaagccatgCCAACTTAAGAATATAGACTAATTATCCACACTACATTAATATGTGAATTTGCGACACTTAGATATATGTATAAGGTAACAACCAGACTACTTAGATATATACAAGTGTGAATTTATCTTGTGGCAGGGCAAGGCAAGGACAGTCATtatgttctgttccatacacctcgtgcccgtttaccagttaccatgtatgtaacttatttatcctcgcatggcaggacaatgacagtcgttataatataagtgttttgtttcatacacctcgtgccagcttacaagttaccacgtatgtaacttattcggtaattgttattttgtattgctgacaatatagacaacccattagtgagaATATAGATACTATTTATCTCCATACCTTAATATGCGATGCGTTAATATACCCCGTGGGGTTGTCATCTGTTGGTGGCAGTGTCACCCTGCAGTCACGATAAGGTATAACCTCCTTAACGCGATCCCTGGTTGCCATGGAGTCAAGATCAAACTGACCACGACGTGTCCTGCATATCCCGTCGTATTCTGTCAATACGTGGCCTTCTGATACTTTCACTTCTAAGTTTAAAACCTGGAAGAATAAATATGGTTatttgttgtaacttgtaataaatttcgcgaatctgaccctgatctggtgctcatagagtcgaacgattcttgtgtaaagaaatacagtaagaatCTAGCGCTacaaaaacgtaacagacaaaaatccaGTCTAACCAGTTGGATCATATGCGAGATATGTTTCGTTtgaatggcatcgtcagtttCTTATTCATATATAAACTGGGGTTAATCGTAGTTGTAATATTATTGAAGTAAAGCATAAATTAACAGAGATTCCGTTACATGTGCTACcatgcataatgtaaataatgtttcaactttttcttATGATCTAAGTATCTCGAGGAGTGACACTATTCCAGTTTTATGCTACACCAACATGTAGTTTATTTCTgatgtttcgtctgccatatgGAAATACTTCATCacgaaattgtttttttataccgTTGAAATGAGccattgaaatattatttataacttaataataaactggaatagttggtgtagtttttgaaataaacacctAGAACCTCTTAAAAccactgtgcgcctatctttaACAATAGAGAcgaagcgaaatggggacggagttgatGGTCACataaatagaaaaagaaatatacCACGGTTTTAgacagttgcgcgttctactcttttctATTTCTGTGTTTAGAACACTCTCTTCTTTGCATTATATACTCGTGGTTTCCTCACCCTTTCATCAGGTTCACCAGACATAGGAACAGATGATTGTCGTTGTAGAACACCATTCAGATTGGTTAACTTGAGTGGAGGTATCTCAGGTGCCGTGCTTCTACGTGAGTTAACTGTAGTTGGGCTGTGGGAGAATGATGATGTTTGGTTAATTTTCAACCTTTCATTGTTCATGCCTACTGCTCCATTGATAAAATAACCtagatttgttttaacgtATTTACgcttgttattttattcaccacTTTGCAGCAATAGGCCTATATAAGAAACAAAGCCATTCAATTGATTATTGGTAGTGTATGTGGCTATTTTCCTCAGATTATTTCAGTGTTTCCCGACCTTTCGTGGTTCGTGACTCCTTTCGACACTCAACGCCCCTAACCCCTACTCCGTCAATAAAGCTActaatatttgtttgaatataTAAAAGTGTGTAGCAATCTATAAAAGGAAAGGGCATGGACAGAGCTTAATATGCTTGTGACAAATACCACCAACTTAAGTTTACATAACTTGTGGCAAAGTGCCACGGCTTTGACAAGCCACTGTCTTTGCTTAGGGCCTTATGTAATTCGTGGTATTTGCCAAACGCCACAGTGAATTTCTAGGTCTGAataattatgtgttaaaaaataatttatttcccACCTTGGTGTGATTGTTTCATCATCAATGCTTGTTTCAGGATATTCtacaataaatgaaacaagttattgtgatgtaatgatttttttcaaatacaaATGATATGTTATATGATATCTAATATAAAAagcataaaacaaacaactttcCAAGATACTGATCCTTGATGACACCATATTAAATATGATATGTTTGTTACATTCACACATGTCATAACCAGTGCATAGTGAGAAAAAATCAGGGTCACAAATTCAACAATATTTACTCATTTTACCATAATACACTCCATTTAATTGTGTCCTATCATTAGTTTGCCCtgtgtttataactttatataacaGTTATATAAAGTGAAACTGCTGCTTGTTAATGTCTTACAAAAATATCTGGCCTCTATAAATAATGTCAACcaaatgtaaatttgtacAGTGAGCCATTAAAAGCAATAAAAGgcttgaaatatttaaacctcTTTTAGGTTGCAGTATGTAATATTATTAACTACAATGGTACTattgtaaaactgtaaaacataaCTTTTGTAACTAAATGTACCTTTTAATTGATCTATCgaatgttaaattaattaaaataatcaagAAATATAACATAGCATAACTTttaatgtgtaaaaaataaaaacataacataatttttaatgggtcaaaaaatataacattaaacaactaaattaATAAAGGGAATTCGCAACAAAAAAGGGGTTTAACGACGacaggtaaaaactactcAGGTATTAAATAAAGCATGGTAGGTATGTCTATTTACCATCATCAAATACTGTAGGAGATggtgtatggtagggtgggggaggaccTCGCGTTCGTTTGTCATCAAAACCTGGGTTCAGATCTTCCTTCCCGTCCATTTGTTGCGTAATGTAGGGAGGAAGGTTCGGCATTGGAGGCTGGGGGTGAGGGAAGTTAATGATAATGCATGGACATTAATGTAAGACAATTTGcaacaaagaaataatataaaaaggtgCCGTCACCCAATAATGTTGAATTTGACATTATCTGGTTGTACTATTTGTACTTGTTACCATTGCTATTAGTTGATGTTGTATCTAAGTAATGCCCCCCCCAATCATGTTATGACTTTATTTTCTACCTCAGTATTTTTGCTTTTCTGTCTGGCCTCCTTTGTTTGACCTTGTTGGTAATTCATTCTTAACATGTAGTTGTACTGTGGTGTCAATACAACATACTACAAACTTTACACTACTGTTGATATGTGTGGACACATGGTAATGGGTAACGGCATACATTATGCCTTAGTGAATGCTAAACCCCACCATAAAGATGGATCGATTCATTGTTTGGCTAACAGTATGATAAAGGTTTACACCTCAAGTAACCTCATTTACAATGTTGATTGTTGCTTAATAAATGCTCATGAGctttatatagttatatattgtttgttctttaGACCACTTTATATAAAGAGGtacaaacaaatgaaatattacatAAAGCTTCATGCCCACTATTTCTATTTAGCAATATAGAGTAGGTAATCTGTATAACTTGTTTGTGACTGTTGGTGTTGgtataatattacaaaactacATTCTTAGAGATTACGCAATCATACCAGTATGAGATTACAACATAAAAGTTACTTTCTCCCTTTTTctttctctctctctctctctcactttcttttttttatttatctttctCTTCATTCTTTTGGCCATTTCTGCTGAATTTATGAACGGATGAATCTTTATGAATGTAACCTTTTTACCCTCAAGTAgctgggcaacaacagtcgttataacacgggtgttctgtttcatacacctcgtgtccgcttacgagttaccacgtttgtaacttatttatcctcgcatggtgggcaacaacaatcgttataacacgggtgttctgttccatacacctcgtacctgcttgcgagttaccgcgtatgtaacttgctttatcctcatgtgtacgagaaaacgactgtcgttataacacgggtgttcacaAACAATGAAGCCTTAATTCAAAATGTACATAACAACATACGCAAGCACATAATACCTAACAACATATGCTGGATATGCAAGCACATAATACCTGCTTGCTTGGTTGAATATCATCACCTTCTTTACTGCGATCACCACCATGAGGAAATACTTTCGTGGATCCGTTGTTCTTATTAGCTTGGTGGACTTCTTGTAATGCTGTGGAATAATATGATGAAACAACATCAATGAAAGAAGATAGTAATTAAAgggaaataaacaaattgtaaatttatGAATATTCACTTTTCTCTATAAATAGAATAGCTTTTggaaaattaaagaattaaaaaaatgaataaatttaacattaacagTAATAATCTTATATATTCTTGTATCACGACATAATTTGAAGCAATACAGACACTAATTCATGAATAAAGCtatttaaagattaaaaagtCCTGTTTgcttaaatgttgttttagttCCCTTTTATTTGCCTACATTATGCCTTGTTGACCGTACGTGTGAAACAATACGCACAACCTTAGCATAATAGGTTGGGGCTATTGAATTGTTTCTAtgtgtttaaaatcaaataaatagaGCTATTTGTATAATACCataaaaaagctaaaaagCTGAAgcacaaataaaatatcaagaCGCCACCATACTTATTGGGACAATGTTTCAAGCCAATTCAATATGGAGTAAAATCAAACCCAAAAGTACAAAACAAGTCATGTGACAATgatgtaatgtttaaactttgaacAACAAGTTTAGAACAAACACGACAAAATAATAACGGCCATGATTTACCAGGGAATTCCCCTCTTACTACCCCGACCTTTCTTCATTCCAAGCACAAGCCAAGCGTAGACACAGGGTATAATAGTGCAGTGTGTGCCTGTAGTTGTCAGAATAGGACACAGAtgaatacagtaaggatctggtgctacacagatccttactgtattcctacacacaagaatcgtccaactatataagcaccagatcagggtcagatttgcGGATTTATCACAGAAAGGAATGGGTTGTAAAAtccttatatttaaaatgttacattgcttttatttgttactaaacctatgttgttatgttttacagaatttgttgttttcctaatgaatgaaatatattatgaGCAATCGAACAACAATGAAAAGTTCTACATCTGTTTGTGTTGTACTTGTGTCCATTGTGGCTTGCGCTGCAGCAGCTCGAACAAATCAAGACATCAAAGAGATTGCGCAATCTGAGATCAGCAAGAACCAAAACTCGGCAAAGCAAGCACGAATGAGCTGTGCAGTTAATCAATACTATCTAGCTTCCATGTGTCATCCATGTATAGATATTTGTGAACATATTTCAACACAAAAGGAATGCAAGGAACATTGCTTGGGTAAGTGGAGAGTTTACTCAATTTCTAATATCCATATTTCTAAGACAAATATTTATCAAGTGTCTGGTATTCTGGTGGGTTTTGGGTGAATTTGGTTTTTACTTTGCATGTAGTGGATTTTATATAAGTAAATACAAGTGCTAGCTAACATTAACATTAGAAACTTAACAAATATGTATAATGGCATAAACTTATATTCACAGCCATGTACATGGTAAAGTGGGAGCTGGGCAAACCTCTGGGTCAAATTAAGCAGAATTCGATGCAAATTGTAAAGTTAAACGAAAGTGTGGTGACCAATGATCAAGTGGAGGAAATAACATCAAACCAACAAA includes these proteins:
- the LOC104266658 gene encoding tyrosine-protein phosphatase non-receptor type 21-like, whose amino-acid sequence is MKKALQEVHQANKNNGSTKVFPHGGDRSKEGDDIQPSKQYNYMLRMNYQQGQTKEARQKSKNTEPPMPNLPPYITQQMDGKEDLNPGFDDKRTRGPPPPYHTPSPTVFDDEYPETSIDDETITPSPTTVNSRRSTAPEIPPLKLTNLNGVLQRQSSVPMSGEPDERVLNLEVKVSEGHVLTEYDGICRTRRGQFDLDSMATRDRVKEVIPYRDCRVTLPPTDDNPTGYINASHIKVEVAGTIHKYIACQTPLDDYESDFWQMVWQEGVSIVVLIAKEIEHGKCRCVRYWPTEQDETFGDFKISCRFVTSPNDDVTDVSRKRVTRSLVVEHRGEKRSVWLLQYLGWPETGVPKDTKEFLGFMEELESIRRLNADEASVVVQCASGSGRSGVLILAELMIQCLEHNECFNILCIPAVPKLLPSNYLF
- the LOC104266655 gene encoding uncharacterized protein LOC104266655 — encoded protein: MKYIMSNRTTMKSSTSVCVVLVSIVACAAAARTNQDIKEIAQSEISKNQNSAKQARMSCAVNQYYLASMCHPCIDICEHISTQKECKEHCLAMYMVKWELGKPLGQIKQNSMQIVKLNESVVTNDQVEEITSNQQTEIQLLKQQLKKNEEKLEELYSSKDICLGLVIASLALISILLLCLFSIMCCCKDKILSLIGAASRRNTYNDVEGVPLNRRRDTVASYRITPTEGLLKPNNIQPVQDESNETRISSPR